The DNA segment TGACGTGTTCAACCAGGCCGGCCTGGTCGCCGCCACCGCATCGGCCACCAACACCACGCTGTCGGAGAAGGGGTGGCGGACGTTCTTCCGCGGTCTGGCCAACGACGGCGTGCAGGGTCCGTCGGTCGCCAACTACCTGAAGAACACGCTGGGCCACCAGAAGGTCTGCGTGGTCGACGACAGCACCGACTACGGTCTGGGCCTCGCCCAGGCGGTGCGCGACACGCTCGGGCCGGTCGCGGACGCGGGTTGCAACATCTCGGTGAAGAAGGGCGACAAGGACTTCTCGGCCGCCGTCACCCAGGTCAAGGGCGTCAGCCCGCAGTCGGTGTTCTTCAGCGGGTACTACGCCGAAGCGGCCCCGTTCGTGCAGCAGCTCAAGGACGGCGGCGTCGAGGCGACGTTCGTCAGCGCCGACGGCACCAAGGATCCGGAGTTCGTCAAGCAGGCCGGCGAATCGTCCAAGGACGCACTGCTGTCCTGCCCGTGCGGCCCGGCGACCGGTAGCTTCGCCGAGGAGTACACGCAGAAGTTCGGCCAGGAGCCCGGCACGTACAGCACCGAGGGCTACGACCTGGGCACCATCCTGGTCAAGGGCATCGACTCCGGCGCGATCACCCGCCAGGCCCTGCTGGACTACGTCCGGAACTACAACGGCCAGGGCGTGGCCCGCAACTACCAGTGGACCCCGCAGGGTGAGCTCACCACCACCCTGATCTGGATGTACAAAGTCCAGTGACTAGCTGACGAGACGCGTCCGAGACCACATGGCTCGGACGCGTTTCGTTAGAAGCCCCTTCTGCGCCGAGGAGCCCCACACACCGATGATCGCCCAGTGCGTCGACCAGTACGCCTGTCTGGCGGCCAACATCAACTTCAACCTGGAAGGCCTGCGAGACGGCTTCTGGCAGTTGACGATCGACGGCCTGTCCTGGGGTGCGATCTACGCCCTGGTGGCGGTCGGCTACACCTTGGTCTTCGGTGTCCTGCGGCTGATCAACTTCGCGCACTCCGAGATCTTCATGCTCGGGATGT comes from the Mycolicibacterium litorale genome and includes:
- a CDS encoding branched-chain amino acid ABC transporter substrate-binding protein, with the protein product MRGRVARNAFALGSAGLLALALGGCSQSTPEEEAAQTNLKIVEQVQIDENGAEVKAAEGASPADPAGDGKATCPPLSIAMAGALNGPDAALGINIKNGVQLAVDKHNAANPGCQVQLKTFDTEGDPQKASAIAPQIVDDQYTIGLVGPAFSGETNATGDVFNQAGLVAATASATNTTLSEKGWRTFFRGLANDGVQGPSVANYLKNTLGHQKVCVVDDSTDYGLGLAQAVRDTLGPVADAGCNISVKKGDKDFSAAVTQVKGVSPQSVFFSGYYAEAAPFVQQLKDGGVEATFVSADGTKDPEFVKQAGESSKDALLSCPCGPATGSFAEEYTQKFGQEPGTYSTEGYDLGTILVKGIDSGAITRQALLDYVRNYNGQGVARNYQWTPQGELTTTLIWMYKVQ